A section of the Paenibacillus odorifer genome encodes:
- the topA gene encoding type I DNA topoisomerase: MADALVIVESPAKAKTIGKYLGSKYIVKASMGHIRDLPKSQIGVEVENDFSPKYITIRGKGSILKELKDASKKVKKVYLAADPDREGEAIAWHLAHALDLDNTQECRVVFNEITKQAVKDAFKTPRKINMDLVNAQQARRILDRLVGYKISPLLWKKVKKGLSAGRVQSVAVKIIMDRENEISAFVPTEYWSITAKLGIRDSVFEAKFHKLNGVKKELNQESDVQEVLEAIKNASFKVSDVKEKERQRHPSAPFTTSSLQQEAARKLGFRAAKTMSVAQQLYEGVELGKEGTVGLITYMRTDSTRLSVTAQDEAKELITAKYGEKFLPESPRQYSKKAAGAQEAHEAIRPTSALREPEMVKEFLSRDQFRLYKLVWERFVSSQMSSALLDTLSVDIAAGTATFRAVGSKVSFPGFMKVYVEGNDDGTTDEDKYLPPLQAGDALNKQEIEPKQHFTQPPPRYTEARLVKTLEELGIGRPSTYAPTLETIQKRGYVAIEEKKFMPTELGELVIEQMEQFFPEILNVEFTANMEGDLDHVEEGSEDWVKVLAEFYESFEKRLVFAEEEMKEIEIEDEVSDEICEKCGKPLVYKLGRFGKFLACSGFPDCRNTKPIIKDIGVTCPKCHEGKVVERRSKKGRVFYGCDQYPGCDFVSWDRPSIKPCPSCGSWMIEKRNKQGTKLQCTSCDHTEAVLDNEEELAD, from the coding sequence ATGGCAGATGCATTAGTTATTGTCGAGTCGCCTGCAAAAGCGAAGACAATTGGCAAATATCTAGGTAGTAAATATATTGTAAAGGCATCAATGGGACATATTAGAGATCTACCGAAGAGTCAAATTGGTGTTGAGGTGGAGAATGATTTCAGTCCCAAATATATTACTATCCGCGGTAAAGGATCTATATTGAAGGAATTGAAAGACGCTAGTAAAAAAGTTAAAAAAGTTTATCTCGCAGCTGACCCCGACCGCGAAGGGGAAGCAATTGCTTGGCATTTGGCGCATGCGCTGGATTTAGATAATACACAAGAATGCAGAGTTGTTTTTAATGAGATCACCAAACAAGCGGTAAAAGATGCTTTTAAGACACCGCGTAAGATTAATATGGATCTCGTGAATGCACAGCAGGCTAGACGTATTCTGGATCGACTGGTAGGGTACAAGATTAGCCCTCTATTATGGAAGAAAGTCAAAAAAGGTTTATCTGCTGGACGTGTACAATCCGTTGCCGTGAAGATCATTATGGATCGTGAGAATGAAATCTCCGCTTTTGTACCCACCGAATATTGGAGCATAACAGCCAAGCTTGGAATACGGGATTCCGTCTTTGAAGCTAAGTTTCATAAGCTGAATGGTGTGAAAAAAGAACTGAACCAGGAAAGTGATGTTCAGGAGGTTCTTGAAGCCATTAAGAACGCATCTTTTAAGGTGAGTGATGTGAAGGAGAAGGAAAGACAACGTCATCCTTCGGCTCCTTTTACCACCAGCTCCCTACAACAGGAAGCAGCCCGTAAGCTTGGATTCCGTGCCGCTAAGACAATGTCTGTTGCACAGCAGCTATACGAAGGTGTGGAACTCGGTAAAGAAGGTACCGTAGGTTTGATCACTTATATGCGTACAGACTCCACGCGTCTCTCTGTCACCGCTCAGGATGAAGCTAAAGAGCTTATAACAGCTAAGTATGGTGAGAAGTTCTTGCCAGAATCCCCACGGCAGTATTCTAAAAAGGCAGCTGGAGCACAGGAAGCGCATGAAGCGATTCGTCCTACCTCGGCATTACGCGAACCTGAAATGGTCAAAGAGTTCTTGAGCCGTGATCAATTCCGTCTCTACAAGCTAGTGTGGGAGCGGTTCGTATCAAGTCAGATGTCTTCTGCCCTGCTGGATACGCTTTCGGTCGATATTGCTGCAGGTACTGCTACATTCAGAGCTGTTGGTTCGAAGGTTTCATTCCCCGGGTTCATGAAGGTTTATGTAGAAGGCAACGATGACGGAACTACAGATGAAGACAAGTATTTGCCGCCGCTTCAAGCGGGAGATGCTTTAAATAAGCAGGAGATCGAGCCTAAGCAGCACTTTACACAACCGCCTCCACGATATACGGAAGCAAGACTTGTAAAGACGCTTGAGGAGCTGGGTATAGGCCGTCCAAGTACATATGCCCCAACGCTGGAAACCATCCAGAAGCGTGGGTATGTGGCTATTGAAGAGAAAAAATTCATGCCAACCGAACTTGGCGAGCTTGTTATAGAGCAGATGGAGCAATTTTTCCCGGAAATCCTAAACGTTGAGTTCACGGCGAACATGGAAGGGGATCTTGACCATGTGGAAGAGGGCTCAGAAGACTGGGTAAAGGTTCTTGCAGAGTTTTACGAATCGTTTGAGAAGCGTTTGGTGTTCGCGGAAGAAGAGATGAAAGAAATTGAGATTGAAGATGAAGTCTCTGATGAGATCTGTGAGAAATGCGGCAAACCTCTCGTGTATAAGCTGGGTCGCTTTGGGAAATTCCTAGCATGCTCTGGCTTTCCGGATTGCCGAAACACGAAACCGATTATCAAGGATATTGGCGTAACTTGCCCTAAATGTCATGAAGGTAAGGTTGTGGAGCGACGCAGCAAAAAAGGGCGTGTTTTCTATGGCTGCGATCAGTACCCTGGTTGTGATTTCGTTTCATGGGATAGACCTTCTATAAAACCATGTCCATCATGTGGATCTTGGATGATTGAGAAACGTAATAAGCAAGGAACCAAGCTACAATGTACGTCTTGTGATCATACAGAGGCGGTTCTAGACAACGAAGAAGAATTAGCAGATTAA
- the dprA gene encoding DNA-processing protein DprA, whose protein sequence is MEEKDLLFGFNEVEGIGWKSIDKIRRAGLMSERAFSCSAKDWETIGLNRKLSNYLASIYTLEWIAKRRLLMEECAVKMVTVFDAAYPVLLKETTQPPWILYYRGRLELLSTPSVAMVGTRVPTAYGRKVGEILAEELSAAGLTVVSGLARGIDSICHEAALRSGGGTIAVVATGLDKVYPTENIELERRISQKGLVITEYPLGTKSHPGLFPQRNRIIAGLSRGTVVVEADSRSGSLITADAALEAGRDVFAVPGPITSPKSRGALELIKQGAKLVTSGLDIIEEYTSYLPTNVIKTGNNSTTEQTADDFMIEKKLTNEESHLYHILHQGPFILDDMLVRTGWDFGHLHSVLLSLIIKKAVTQLPGAIYKVI, encoded by the coding sequence ATGGAAGAAAAAGATCTGCTGTTTGGTTTTAATGAAGTGGAGGGGATTGGCTGGAAGAGTATCGACAAGATCCGCCGAGCCGGCTTAATGTCAGAACGAGCATTTTCCTGTAGTGCAAAAGATTGGGAAACGATCGGATTGAACAGAAAGCTGTCGAATTATCTTGCTTCCATATATACGTTAGAGTGGATCGCCAAAAGGCGCTTATTAATGGAAGAATGTGCAGTGAAGATGGTAACTGTGTTTGATGCGGCTTATCCTGTTTTGTTGAAGGAGACGACACAGCCACCGTGGATCCTTTATTATCGAGGTCGATTGGAACTGTTATCAACTCCTAGTGTGGCGATGGTTGGCACTCGTGTGCCAACAGCATATGGACGAAAGGTAGGGGAGATTCTCGCGGAGGAGCTTAGTGCAGCAGGTCTAACGGTGGTTAGCGGACTTGCGAGGGGGATCGATAGCATTTGTCATGAAGCGGCGCTAAGAAGCGGTGGAGGGACGATAGCGGTAGTGGCAACAGGGTTGGACAAAGTCTATCCAACTGAGAATATTGAGCTGGAGCGGCGTATCTCTCAAAAAGGGCTTGTCATCACAGAGTATCCTCTTGGAACTAAAAGTCATCCTGGATTATTTCCACAGCGTAATCGGATCATAGCAGGTTTATCACGGGGGACAGTGGTCGTGGAGGCTGACAGTCGCAGTGGATCACTTATTACAGCCGATGCTGCCTTGGAAGCTGGAAGGGATGTCTTCGCAGTACCAGGACCTATTACATCACCTAAAAGCAGAGGGGCGTTAGAGCTTATCAAACAGGGTGCAAAGCTGGTAACCAGTGGATTAGATATTATAGAAGAATATACTTCTTATTTGCCGACAAACGTAATAAAAACAGGGAATAATAGCACTACCGAACAGACAGCAGACGACTTTATGATTGAAAAGAAATTGACAAATGAGGAGTCTCACCTATACCATATACTGCATCAAGGCCCTTTTATATTGGACGATATGCTTGTAAGAACAGGATGGGATTTTGGACATTTGCATTCAGTTCTGTTATCTTTAATCATAAAAAAAGCGGTAACACAATTACCAGGAGCTATTTATAAGGTAATTTAA
- the sucD gene encoding succinate--CoA ligase subunit alpha, whose translation MSILVDKNTKVITQGITGSTGLFHTKGALDYGTQMVGGVTPGKGGTSVNITLENGSEVSLPVFDTVVAAKAATGATASVIYVPPAFAADSIMEAVDAELDLVICITEGIPVLDMVKVSRYMEGRSTVLIGPNCPGVITPGECKIGIMPGYIHMPGYVGVVSRSGTLTYEAVHQLTTRGIGQSSAVGIGGDPVKGSEFIDILKLFNEDPGTKAVIMIGEIGGTAEEEAAEWIREHMTKPVVGFIGGATAPPGKRMGHAGAIISGGKGTASEKIAVLESCGIKVAPTPAEMGSTLVSVLEERGILSAFTTH comes from the coding sequence ATGAGCATTCTTGTAGATAAAAATACGAAAGTTATCACGCAGGGAATTACAGGATCAACGGGTTTGTTCCATACTAAAGGTGCGCTGGATTATGGAACACAGATGGTTGGAGGGGTAACACCGGGTAAAGGTGGAACATCTGTCAATATCACGCTTGAAAATGGCAGTGAGGTTAGCCTTCCGGTATTCGATACTGTTGTAGCTGCTAAGGCGGCTACAGGCGCAACCGCTAGTGTAATCTATGTACCGCCAGCATTCGCAGCAGACTCCATAATGGAAGCCGTGGACGCAGAACTCGACTTGGTGATTTGTATTACCGAAGGGATTCCAGTGCTTGATATGGTAAAGGTGTCCCGTTATATGGAGGGGCGCTCTACTGTATTGATCGGACCCAACTGTCCGGGAGTTATCACTCCTGGGGAATGCAAAATAGGAATTATGCCGGGTTATATTCATATGCCAGGGTATGTAGGTGTTGTCTCGCGCAGCGGAACTCTAACCTATGAGGCTGTTCATCAGCTGACCACGCGTGGAATCGGGCAATCTTCAGCTGTAGGTATTGGCGGAGACCCTGTTAAAGGCTCGGAGTTTATTGATATTCTGAAGCTTTTTAATGAGGATCCGGGTACAAAGGCAGTCATCATGATTGGTGAAATTGGCGGAACCGCAGAGGAAGAAGCAGCAGAGTGGATTCGTGAGCATATGACTAAGCCGGTTGTAGGGTTTATTGGCGGTGCTACTGCCCCTCCTGGCAAACGTATGGGGCATGCGGGTGCTATTATTTCCGGAGGCAAAGGAACAGCGAGTGAGAAAATTGCCGTACTTGAATCGTGCGGAATCAAGGTCGCTCCTACACCTGCCGAAATGGGCTCAACGCTTGTGAGTGTGCTTGAAGAACGCGGTATTCTTAGCGCATTTACAACGCATTAA
- the sucC gene encoding ADP-forming succinate--CoA ligase subunit beta, which translates to MNIHEYQGKEVLKKYGVAVPNGKVAYTVEEAVEAAESLSTPVVVVKAQIHAGGRGKAGGVKVAKNIDEVRSYATEILGKTLVTHQTGPEGKVVKRLLIEEGCQIVKEYYIGIVVDRGTGRVVMMASEEGGTEIEEVAATHPEKIFKEIIDPAVGLQTFQARKLAYSISIPNELVGKTVKFMQALYLAFVDKDCSIAEINPLVVTADGNVMALDAKLNFDSNALFRHKDILELRDLDEEDLKEIEASKYDLSYIALDGNIGCMVNGAGLAMATMDIIKYYGGEPANFLDVGGGATTEKVTEAFKIILSDEKVNGIFVNIFGGIMRCDVIANGVVEAASQLGLTKPLVVRLEGTNVGLGKQILAGSGLNIVAADSMADGARKIVSLVQ; encoded by the coding sequence ATGAATATCCACGAGTATCAGGGAAAAGAAGTGCTTAAGAAGTACGGTGTAGCCGTACCGAATGGAAAAGTAGCTTATACAGTGGAGGAAGCGGTAGAAGCCGCAGAGTCACTGAGCACACCAGTTGTTGTAGTTAAAGCTCAGATTCACGCAGGTGGACGCGGTAAAGCTGGAGGAGTAAAGGTTGCTAAGAATATCGATGAGGTGCGTAGTTACGCAACTGAGATTCTTGGAAAGACTCTAGTAACTCACCAGACTGGACCGGAGGGTAAGGTAGTAAAAAGACTGCTCATTGAAGAGGGTTGTCAAATTGTTAAGGAGTATTACATTGGTATCGTAGTTGACAGAGGAACTGGCCGAGTGGTCATGATGGCTTCTGAAGAAGGCGGTACTGAGATTGAAGAAGTAGCTGCAACACATCCGGAGAAAATTTTTAAAGAGATCATTGATCCGGCAGTGGGTTTGCAGACTTTCCAGGCGCGCAAGCTGGCTTACAGCATCTCTATTCCCAATGAGCTGGTAGGCAAAACTGTGAAATTCATGCAAGCGCTATATTTAGCTTTCGTGGATAAAGATTGCTCTATTGCCGAAATTAACCCATTGGTAGTGACTGCGGATGGGAATGTGATGGCACTGGATGCCAAACTGAATTTTGATTCCAATGCCTTGTTCCGTCATAAGGATATTCTAGAGCTGCGGGATTTGGATGAAGAGGATTTAAAGGAAATCGAAGCCTCGAAGTATGACCTTAGCTATATTGCGCTTGATGGCAATATTGGGTGCATGGTAAACGGTGCAGGTCTCGCGATGGCGACTATGGATATTATTAAGTATTATGGGGGCGAACCCGCCAACTTCTTGGATGTAGGTGGCGGTGCAACGACCGAGAAGGTAACAGAAGCCTTTAAAATCATTTTATCGGATGAAAAGGTGAATGGGATTTTTGTTAATATTTTCGGCGGTATTATGCGCTGTGATGTTATCGCTAACGGTGTTGTAGAAGCGGCTAGTCAACTGGGTTTGACCAAACCGCTGGTTGTGCGTCTTGAGGGAACAAATGTTGGATTAGGCAAGCAGATTTTGGCTGGATCGGGACTTAATATTGTTGCTGCTGATTCTATGGCGGACGGTGCCCGTAAGATTGTGTCTCTTGTGCAATAA
- a CDS encoding MarR family winged helix-turn-helix transcriptional regulator has translation MSEEDMQKMTTTPELLIENQLCFTIYACSREITKLYQPYLDKIGLTYSQYLVMLVLWERQQCTVKEIGEALFLDSGTLTPLLKRLQAAGLIIRERSMQDERKVLISLTKQGWALQSDAVCIPGKMMEETTLTNNESIELLDQFKDLLNRVHEANIQDSKK, from the coding sequence ATGAGTGAAGAAGATATGCAGAAAATGACTACAACCCCAGAGCTGCTGATCGAGAATCAGCTCTGTTTTACCATTTATGCTTGCTCGCGTGAGATTACAAAGCTGTACCAACCGTATTTGGATAAGATCGGTTTAACTTACTCCCAATACCTAGTAATGCTTGTGTTATGGGAACGGCAGCAATGTACAGTGAAAGAGATTGGTGAGGCGTTATTTTTGGATTCAGGAACGCTGACTCCGCTATTGAAGCGCTTGCAAGCCGCAGGCCTGATTATACGTGAACGCTCGATGCAGGATGAGCGAAAAGTATTAATCTCACTAACGAAACAAGGCTGGGCACTCCAAAGTGATGCCGTGTGTATTCCCGGCAAAATGATGGAAGAAACGACACTGACTAATAATGAATCCATAGAGCTACTTGATCAGTTTAAAGACTTATTGAATCGTGTTCACGAAGCTAATATCCAAGATAGTAAAAAGTAA
- a CDS encoding organic hydroperoxide resistance protein, with translation MMTIQQKMYETTVKAVGGRNGYIESESPKLNLTISTPREMGGAGGEGTNPEQLFAAGYSACFDSALNMVARLGKVKIEGSEVTATVSFGKVEDGGFGIAVKLDVLVKGVDRETAASLVEAAHGACPYSRATRGNIEVELNVL, from the coding sequence ATGATGACAATTCAACAAAAGATGTATGAAACAACAGTTAAAGCGGTTGGGGGAAGAAACGGTTATATAGAATCAGAAAGTCCTAAACTCAACCTTACGATCAGTACACCACGCGAAATGGGTGGTGCCGGTGGTGAAGGTACTAATCCTGAACAATTATTTGCAGCTGGCTACTCCGCTTGTTTTGACAGTGCCCTAAACATGGTTGCTCGACTTGGCAAAGTGAAGATTGAAGGCAGCGAAGTTACGGCTACTGTTAGCTTTGGTAAAGTTGAAGATGGCGGGTTCGGCATTGCGGTTAAGCTTGACGTGCTGGTTAAAGGCGTTGACAGAGAAACCGCAGCATCTTTGGTAGAAGCTGCCCATGGCGCATGTCCTTACTCCCGTGCTACTCGTGGCAATATCGAAGTAGAATTGAATGTACTGTAA
- a CDS encoding YifB family Mg chelatase-like AAA ATPase, whose amino-acid sequence MYGKMFSACLYGIEGVMIGVEIDLANGLPQTNIIGLPDSAIREAVERVRAAVKNCGYRYPQQRITINLAPADLRKEGSAFDLAIALGILITSGQLIMPSAQEMLLIGELALDGSLRPVSGVLPMVEAARKSGFKAVLLPQGNAAEAALISGMNVYTLNHLQALVNAAEPVASFGPIIDKLVPIEESEGSLLPFPVSVSMGAGAKEQPPVLVLSVEHLKYNPIYSDSEAASSEANEIMDDYSDVLGQQHVKRALTIAAAGMHNIMLIGPPGTGKTMLIKRLPSILPQLSDSEALEVTKIFSAAGNLKDAHNGLLRSRPFRSPHHTISSAGLIGGGGIPKPGEVSLAHRGILFLDELPEFSRNVLEVLRQPLEDGVVTISRARASFTFPAKFMLAASMNPCSCGFFGSGISQQNCTCSPARIAQYRAKISGPLLDRIDLQVDVPRPKEWDRQGHVLSSADMRAEVLAAQAIQAKRYKRLAISWNSELSGASLRKYASLNRESAQMLYDILEDLGLSMRAHDRIIKLSRTIADLEGAQDISSAHLAEAVQYRNLDRQVIAEE is encoded by the coding sequence ATGTATGGGAAAATGTTTAGCGCGTGTCTGTATGGGATTGAAGGGGTAATGATTGGTGTGGAAATCGATCTTGCAAATGGATTGCCGCAGACGAATATCATTGGCTTACCAGATTCAGCAATTCGCGAGGCTGTTGAACGAGTTAGGGCTGCCGTTAAAAATTGCGGTTACCGCTATCCACAGCAGCGTATTACGATCAATCTTGCCCCAGCTGACCTGCGTAAAGAAGGTTCCGCTTTTGATCTAGCGATTGCTTTAGGCATACTGATAACTAGTGGCCAGTTGATTATGCCTTCAGCTCAAGAGATGCTTTTAATTGGAGAGCTTGCGCTCGACGGCAGTCTGCGTCCGGTATCGGGTGTGCTGCCGATGGTTGAAGCAGCGCGTAAAAGCGGGTTTAAAGCCGTTCTGCTCCCGCAGGGCAATGCGGCAGAAGCTGCTTTAATCAGTGGCATGAATGTTTACACCCTCAACCATTTGCAAGCGTTAGTGAATGCTGCTGAACCTGTGGCCAGCTTTGGTCCGATTATAGATAAGCTAGTTCCTATAGAAGAATCTGAAGGATCACTACTTCCTTTTCCTGTATCCGTGAGTATGGGGGCGGGGGCAAAAGAACAACCTCCGGTGCTTGTTCTTTCTGTAGAGCATCTCAAATATAACCCTATATATTCTGATTCTGAGGCTGCTTCTTCCGAAGCGAATGAAATAATGGATGATTACAGTGATGTGCTTGGACAGCAACATGTGAAAAGAGCACTAACTATCGCGGCTGCAGGGATGCATAATATTATGCTTATTGGTCCACCTGGCACAGGCAAAACGATGCTGATTAAACGCCTTCCCAGTATCCTTCCGCAATTGTCGGACAGTGAGGCGCTTGAGGTAACCAAAATTTTTAGTGCGGCTGGAAATTTGAAGGATGCACACAACGGTTTGCTGCGAAGTCGTCCATTTCGTTCTCCACACCACACGATATCTTCTGCCGGATTAATTGGAGGGGGCGGTATTCCCAAGCCAGGTGAGGTAAGTCTTGCACATCGAGGTATTCTGTTTCTGGATGAATTGCCAGAATTCTCCCGGAATGTACTTGAAGTGCTGCGACAGCCCCTCGAAGATGGGGTGGTTACTATAAGTCGTGCCCGAGCTTCCTTTACTTTTCCTGCCAAATTCATGCTCGCTGCATCGATGAATCCGTGCAGCTGCGGCTTTTTTGGAAGCGGTATCTCCCAGCAAAATTGTACCTGTAGTCCTGCCAGGATTGCCCAATATCGGGCAAAAATATCTGGTCCTTTATTGGATCGGATCGACTTACAGGTTGATGTTCCCCGCCCGAAGGAATGGGATCGGCAGGGGCATGTTTTATCGTCAGCAGATATGCGTGCGGAGGTGTTGGCTGCTCAGGCCATCCAAGCTAAACGTTACAAACGACTTGCGATTTCATGGAACAGTGAACTTTCCGGTGCTTCCCTTCGGAAATATGCGAGCCTAAACCGAGAGAGTGCTCAAATGCTGTATGACATTTTGGAGGATTTAGGTCTAAGCATGCGAGCGCATGATCGGATTATTAAGCTATCCCGTACCATAGCTGATCTAGAGGGTGCACAGGATATTTCTTCTGCACATCTCGCGGAAGCTGTGCAATACCGTAATCTGGATCGGCAGGTAATAGCGGAGGAATAA
- a CDS encoding metallophosphoesterase, with the protein MAKVFFTSDHHFGHKLIIDFESRPFNDVEQMNEVMIESWNSVVNPDDKVFHLGDFSFLNKEATRAIVARLHGYKILILGNHDRGRSRSWWLEAGFDEVSEYPLIYKDFFFLSHEPMYMNKHMPYVNVHGHIHGQKYEGNNHFNICVEHWNYKPLTFEQIRDSVVVKEGD; encoded by the coding sequence ATGGCTAAGGTTTTTTTTACATCAGATCATCATTTTGGGCATAAGTTGATCATTGATTTTGAATCCAGACCCTTTAACGATGTAGAGCAAATGAATGAAGTTATGATTGAAAGTTGGAATTCGGTAGTGAATCCAGACGATAAAGTATTTCATTTGGGAGACTTTTCTTTTTTAAATAAGGAGGCGACTCGTGCGATTGTGGCCAGGCTGCATGGATACAAAATCCTGATCCTTGGCAATCATGATCGCGGCCGCAGCCGAAGCTGGTGGCTTGAGGCAGGTTTTGATGAGGTTAGTGAATATCCTTTGATTTATAAGGATTTCTTTTTCCTCTCACATGAGCCTATGTACATGAATAAACATATGCCTTACGTAAATGTGCACGGCCATATTCATGGGCAAAAATATGAGGGAAACAATCATTTTAACATTTGTGTAGAGCATTGGAACTATAAACCGTTGACTTTTGAGCAGATTAGGGACTCGGTCGTAGTTAAAGAAGGAGATTGA
- a CDS encoding YraN family protein produces MKEPYVRKHYNRKEKGTAAENGAVQYLSSSGYMILERNWRCRTGELDIIAEREDCIVVVEVRSRSGELLQGTPEESVNARKINQVRNTTQVYLHMKGYEERRVSFDVISVLLNDDLSLASLSHIREAF; encoded by the coding sequence ATGAAAGAGCCATATGTAAGAAAACACTATAACCGCAAAGAGAAAGGAACTGCTGCAGAGAACGGAGCTGTGCAGTACCTATCTTCTAGCGGGTATATGATATTGGAACGGAATTGGCGTTGTCGTACTGGAGAGCTTGATATCATTGCGGAGCGTGAAGACTGTATTGTTGTTGTCGAAGTTCGTAGCCGCAGTGGAGAGCTGCTTCAGGGAACTCCAGAAGAATCGGTGAATGCTCGCAAAATAAACCAGGTTCGGAATACAACACAGGTTTATTTGCATATGAAGGGTTATGAGGAACGGCGGGTTTCTTTTGATGTAATTAGCGTCTTGTTAAATGACGATCTTAGCCTAGCTTCACTTAGTCATATTCGCGAGGCGTTTTAA
- a CDS encoding EscU/YscU/HrcU family type III secretion system export apparatus switch protein, translating to MNEPVQPISQGLKKAVALKYSPGQNEAPVVVAKGQGAIADLILQKAKESGVAVQEDAALVEVLSKLDLDQQIPSELYQLVAEILSFVYQSDRSAGERGQE from the coding sequence ATGAATGAGCCTGTACAGCCAATTTCACAAGGGCTCAAAAAAGCGGTCGCTCTCAAATATAGTCCCGGACAAAACGAGGCTCCTGTCGTAGTAGCCAAGGGACAAGGCGCGATAGCAGACCTTATTCTGCAAAAGGCTAAGGAGAGCGGGGTTGCTGTTCAGGAAGATGCAGCCCTCGTGGAGGTTCTTTCAAAGCTTGATCTGGACCAACAGATTCCGTCTGAGCTCTATCAGCTGGTGGCAGAAATCCTTAGCTTTGTGTATCAGAGCGATCGTTCCGCTGGTGAACGGGGGCAAGAATGA